The nucleotide window gttatttttctgtggcatattcaaaacacgaggtatcacgatgtcctttttcagatggccggttttggcgttatttttgactttaaacaaagataacttcaaaaccgttcaagtcagacacacgaaattatgtccactatcttttcgcacattcatccacacacacaccaattttcagcagacacacgtttttagaaacatttttattgtaaaacaaagtcgtcttctgttctgtgagcaccttttggcacttagtcatatatatatatatatatatatatatatatataaatatatctagcatcaataaacctaaaaatacactaaggtctttttcaaaaacaatagtctgttttaaaaactttcagcaattttcaaCCTTATAAATCTATACTATAGATACATGAAAAGAAATTTGGTCAGACAATgagacatgggattcagaaaaagtgataattaaggagaaaaaaagtgggggtctgggggccgcagaaggcccccagtagggtccagggggcaaagcccccagaagctgaaggtttttagtattttagacacacaaaaatggccctgaaatgcatatttcagcttaatcatagccccctccctttctcttccttcccatgtttctcaaattaattttacgctaagactcaaaataaggaggagaaagagagagagagagagagagaggcggggatgggggggggggggggggggggggtggtggcgtgtgacggtgtggtttcaatgttcttacctcgtcggtgccaaacgaccccagtgactgattacacgactgggttttcaggatagtcaggtgcttgttgcttttcaagtggcttttgagggcagtctttccattggaaccgtagttgataacattaacatcgttgcacaaagtgcactaagtttttcccggcaagttgattttagcaaaagcatcgccaactttcagtttcacgtcttgtgtcttctggcctttctcgtatttccagctcaatgatacaacttcatcgagccagtcgaatctccagagatttttcttgtacttctgctggtcaatttcccgggatagaacggtttcgtctcgctttagcttcctcatcattttggcaagtggctcgaagcgatgtaaaaatggcgccgaatcattctcatacggtatgctttagcttatactgaatccccgatagctacgttgaaacggtgactgtaggagacaaagatatgacggcttactagcgccaaaactaaaaattagtaattaacccgtgaaagttactaattttcacgagaaaattacaattctgACGTGAAAATTAgcaattttcacgtgttaattactaattttctagtgttaataactaattttcaagtgttaatgtctaattttcagttttggctcgcttcctgacggcttactagtgccaaaactaaaaattagtaattttcacgcgttaattactaattttcttgtacctcgtgactgtgggggctcaatgcgcatgcgcgactgtttcacctgccagagcaaaacatccttcgattcgaaacttttctggtccatagttctttaaatTAACActaagagctgagcgcatgtgtagataaccgtgacatacaactgtctgtccgaaaacttgttgaataacgaattctatcgaaagatatttgtgaaagtgtgcgAGTCTCGATgaagagatccgtctgctagtcgtcggaccttttgcacatgtccgaccggccgccatttttcctctctcggttcgaacattttcggattgATTGTCCTTCCCTAATACACTTTTAAGCAAatgtatgagtgtggtagtggaaacaaatatgaagtacagctgtctgcctgacaacttgtcgattaaggaattatattgaaagatatctgtgaaagtgtgagaccacagccgatcaaaagtccgtctgctacgaacagcttcgattcgaaagttttcggggtcgattattcttttctaagatacccaaaacaacttTTAGGATAGCGCTATTGTAGAAAAcagtgacatgcatcttcccgtcgaataacttgctcgataaggccttctgttaaaagatattttagaaatagtttgagagtgatgtttgccggacgttgaagcctctcagtgcggactcttaaaatccgactactgtgaccgaaaacgaggcaaaaatgaaaattagtaattaacactgttaattactaattttcacgtgaaaacgataaccctaggttttggcacaagtaagccgtcatacaaagacacagagcgcgttcccatacggatcgaccagcaacagtctgaccgttttaggaaccaaccgttcaagaatagtatggaatggagcgtcgcgatcagcggaccggccgaaaaacttgggtctttacctacatataccccaacattttctcagcggatttgcacgaatctcaagaatgatccctggagcctaaaaatttacggaattccgtaattttacggaagaatcccatgtctgtttGGTGCAATTAAACAGGTAACCTAATGGCAAATCATTGTGTAAAACTTtctttacaactttctttcacaaagtgtacatatttgtttgttttttttagcaatattgttttcgtggtgcagtacctgtgtttaaaaataataaaatacacaGCGGACATAATTTCGCTTTATTTGAATGACTTTCCACTTTACAAAGATTGGTTTAGAATTAGAGCGCAGATTTAAaccaatttgaaaaaaacagttgCTTATACCTTCTACCATGCTTGGTACTTTGAACAAACTTTATGATTGTTTTTGAGGCTTTCATTGTTGCCGCCCAATGCTGCTCAGTGCAAATTAACTTTTTTGAAGGCGAAGTGTCTGCACCCAGACACATCCTTACTCTGAGGTCTCAAAGCAAACCCGCAAATTGAGGCACACCTCCCAACGCCATGCAAGATATTGCAGATTTATTGCACGATTACGTGGCTGGAGCGGATAGGGCAAGTAGCCTAATAAGTTTACAATTTAAAACGAATGcttctttcattgacaaaagcagtaatcatgtgtcaaaacactggaTCGGCTTTGGAATGCGCTTGTAAATAAAAGTAGACAATGAATTTTTCTTGTGATTCCACTGACCAATCTGCTTGTAGTCTggacaatcaagcgtacaaaatatggcaaaatcgtatgggttcacaGGTCTGCTATACACTTCAGGTTTGGGGTGtccacaagctaactttttttttactcgagCATGTTGGCAACGAACTGGAGAACATCTGACCATGTTGATCGGTGGGTGGCCCACTCCGAGGGTCAATGCGCTCCGTTAGTTGCACGAGCTGTTCCTCAGAGAGGGGGCAAGCCGTGGCAGGCACATCCTAACGACTGTCTGGCAAAGGATGGTCCTCGATTATCGATTGAAGGCTTCTCCCTTTCCAGAAGTCCTGTACTGCTGTGGATGTGCTGGCTCGTCTCTCCAGCATCCCCCTGAAGAAGAGCTGCAGGGGAGTTCTGTTGCGCTCTGTCCTCAGGGGTTGGTGGTTCTTCTGTTCCACAATCCACTGTAGGGACCGGTTCAGCCTGGGCAGAAAAACATAGTGGAGGGCCCACAAGTGAATGGGATTGTCCATGTTCAGTATCCCCAGACCACCTTCTGCCTGTGGTGTTCCCATTGCAGTAAACAGGTCATGGTAAGGGTTCACCACATCTTTCCAGACGTCGAGCCAGAGACGCTCGATCCTTTGGTTATGGTCACTGCGGCCTTGCATCGCACTGCCTCTCCCTTCTCCCCGGTGTTCATTCATGAGGGCGACGACATCCAGATTCTCGCCACCATGGTCCATGCGGACTCTTGACGGGAGTCCAAAGCGTTGGGTTCCACCCAAAAACAGATCCCGAACGGTCTCTGACCTGTTGTTTCGGTGGCATGGAGGAAGGTAGTGGCCCGGCTAAAGCCATCGATTGCCCCATGAATCACCATTTTCCACCTGCAATATAACAAACAGAGATCCGTTTCCATATGTGATTTCACCACACAAATTCTGATTAAAGAGTTATTGGGAAATAAGTACAGGTAACATGCTCAGTAAATATTAAAAAGTAATGGTCAAagtgctttttcatgaccgagaatcaagaccattatttttaatatatatcattgagaaaaggtgtgtaacccatttaatccacctttcttcaattttgcaaagaaataaatcaagaaaAGCAATTGCTTTATATGACTTTTCTTCGTCATGTCCATAAGCCTTAAGGgtcttgtaggtcttaaaaggaggattccactaacTGCTGGGACTCTAAAATTTgataaaaataagcaaaattTTGGTAATGTCTGCTGGTTAATAACACATACAATTCAGTgaaatttaataaaaataactgagaaaaccgcaatgtaaagcttttacaaacttgaccccactgtgaccccaaaatgtgacagggatcaaccaaactagggtcacgTAGGTAGATGATCAAATCCTtcaagtgttcaaagtttcaaagctcaagcttcaaaaacacctgagataacatcaatgttaagatattttgattcgaacatgaccccctgtgaccccaaaacttgacgaaggtcaatcttcttcttcttcagcgttcgacgatggctgtgtctagattctttggcccgtgatgttgacgaagtgggctgtgacgaaggtcaatcaaccttatgtcgtcttcttcttcttatgcgttcgtgggctgaaactcccacgtgcactcgtggtttgcacgagtggaattttacgtgtatgaccgtttttaccccaccatttaggcagccatacgccgctttcggaggaagcatgctgggtattttcttgtttctataacccaccgaactctgacatggattacaggatctttttcgtgcgcacttggtcttgtgcttgtgtgtacacacgggggtgttcggacaccgaggagagtctgcacacaaagttgactccgagaaataaatctcccgccgaacgtggggacgaactcacgctgacagcaggcaactggatacaaatctagcgcgctaccgactgagctacatccccgcccacaatcTTATGTCAAGTTGGTAGATTATCAAAACCTAGAAGTGTGCGTactattaacccttacaccggtgcaattctgtaacacatgttacatagccactggtgaattaacagagagaaacataacaaaaaacagtcatataggttttcgcatcaatgggaggtaatcggaaccgaccaaacagactgagccaatagcgcgacatatgtcgtgacaaccaggtgacagtatacgtaaagtgtcgcgacaaccagcctaagggttaaagctctagctaaaaacacatctgagataacatcaacgttaagtttttattaaacgaacatgaccccgctgtgaccccaaaatttgatgagggtcaacgaaactggggtcacttcgtgaaatcatcaaaccctaaaagtgtgcaaagtttcagaggtctagctgtATAAACTTCTGAGATAACAGCTCAACGTTACATTTTTTGtccttggacagacagacagcctgcccacagcacacataattattttgatCAAGTATTATTCACTCAGCCAGTCtacctgcacaagcatgtgattAATCCATGGTTGAAGAGTTCTGTGAAAATTGCGCAATTCTGCAAACTCTTTATAGCAGTTAATTTAATTTCGAATAAAATAAAGTACATAGTTGTTCTGCTAAGACGATAAGGCAAATATTTTTgcgttcttttcatgtttaagtATCTCGGGAAAAAAAGTTCTATTTATGAAGTGAAATATAATTGACCTACAGATTACTGTCTTTTTATTTGTACaaatgcaaaatgggaacaactctattttctacacaaaatatgagagttacttgccttgagacCTTGTGTCTGGTACAACGTAGAttttgatttagaaaacaaccaaacttatGGATCTTATATTGGATTCTGTGTGTTGAAACCTGAAATGAATAGTGTAAATGCAGTATGTATGAGCTCTTTCCTCTTTCGAATATTTGAGCATTCAGAACTTTTCAGTCACCAAGCAGTGACCACACAGTGTGGTTTCTCAAcctatgagctatcgaggattcagactGGTTGCTGGGTGGTTATTTGTTAGGACTAGGTAGCTTGGTATTCACCGAAaagtattcccccctctgcttatttctctgttaacttgaaggggtgtttattgttaaaaaaaccacaaagcaaCCAAATTTAAATAACCACCCAGTAGAAATGGTAAGGTATAACCAGAATATGTTTTGTATTCCGTGGGGAAATCATCAATGGACCAGTCTTTCATTACATatccagaaaatgacaaaataaaaagaaaagaaaagaaaatacttgcacacgactcaccttcgttacccacctaccccttagaagacgcccttccttttacgatcccaaacaagacattttcaagaccctgtttcatagctgccaacccctgTGAAGCCCAAAGAGTAGCATTTTGGAACTTTCACCCAATGTCAGAGTTGCAATTGGTGTTTATAAGCATAGCACTCGCATAATCTTAAATTTGAATCGCAAGCCCGCATTTAAAATGCCATCAAAAACGTTTGTAAGATTCTGAGAGCTCTACGACATTACAACCGTCTAAACATAGttcaatgtcacacgctttccttctttgccactactaaagcaaacgtatgcaagattgtatgttacacgctttaggagcatggcaagaacggattcaaactcaaaatcgtcactccaaaaaaacataaaatgcacacacgacttttatttctcctgctgttatcgtttcttctctttacagattcttcaacgctcagaatactgaaaacggcaccccagacgacagtactgtttccatacgcgaatttaagttcccttggaaagtggttcgctcaggaggcctgtttgtctgacactataaggacagagttgtgaacatagatgacaaagattccggaatgaacaaacattttgcggatgcagacacagaaagacgtcatgaagaatgagatgcttcaaaagatacagactgtgacgatgactgtgacgtcattcccatataacgagacgtcattcacagttgttcggccacttccgtcaaaaagtagatttagacaatcaacgtaatctcgtgtggaagaaaacgtctgtcacacaaccaagtcggaatagcaggtattaTTACCTATACACGCAAAGTCTGTCGAATTCTTCggcaaaaatcgttgaaaatgATTTGCCCGCATCGGCGTGGAACTTGCACCATAATCTTCACCACCCTTACGTTTCCCCGTTTTTATCCTGTCTCCCTCCAGTTTCCACTTCTAACACCGTCACTGTGCACAGCTTACAACTTAACAAGTGCATTGCATATATTCTAATCAAATTCACAATTGGCGCATAGAGTCACCGGAAATGCGAATGCTTGCAATAAAATTCACGATTTGCTAAGCAAGTCACGTGGACAATATCGAGTCATAACGGAGTGGTTCCCAGCCATCGGTACTCGACTAGTTATGCAATGTTCATTGTTGATTGTCAAGCAATAAGTGAACATTTTGCACGcttgtcatttttattttttattttagcgTAGCAGCTCAGGGCTTAGAGTAGCAGCGTAGCAATTCCTGCAAAATCGGAGCATGCTGCGCCAAAATCGTAGCAATTGGCAGGTATGCTGTTCTCTAAGATAttctgctcataacctctgtaagtttacccccattataagacctTATTATCTCAGGGttatgtaggtcttaaaagaaagattccagcgtcataaaataatgtttaagAGAATTCCTTATGCCACCTGTATCAATCCACTCAAATTCCATGTTCAAACTGGCACAACCCCTAACATCCTCCCCACCACCGGACACACTCAACATTCaccaaatttttaaaaaggatttttttgtgcccagtgtatgtatttgtagctgtactcacgatatcaaCTTGTGGTATCCGTCTAGATGCCAGAGAGCGTTTGGTCCTGATACTTGGTACAGACGACGTCTCGTGGGCCTCAACGCCAAAGCTCTGACAGCTACTCCACCAGGATCAACCCGCTGGATGGCTCCCCGTACTCTGTGCCTTTGTGGAGCGTGTAAGAATACAACTTATTACACTAACGTGACATACcactcatgtcataacaataccaTTCACTCTACATTGCATGTGTAAAGAGGTCTTGTCTGACAAGGACCTGATTTTTCACTGCCTCCAATACCGAAACAAGCGTCCTTCTTTGAACACTCGGAAGAATTTTAAGAACGTAAACACCACACCAGTGACATTTCCTTGCTTTGACATTAAAGATTACACGAGGCATTCGGAGAGATCCAGGttcaatttttaagcttcttCAATCTGGGCGCTTCGACAAAGGGACATTTACAGCAATGAACATGCAACAGTatgtacagggtccccactggtttttagaaacaaaattccatgacttttccatgagcctcaataacattttccatgactagatccacaggtcgccatttccgaacacgcaaactttttacatcttgtcactgccagttttgacactggcttgctttgcactgaatttgagtcagtttctacgcagtgtctctttgacaagcaagtcaagcatttgctacgcagtcagattatcggtaatgtttgctggtcctgtcatttcactaaactggaccagccactgtttgtatccatctgcactttcgtaaattccgtttcataACCGTCACtaacactgtgacttgacgaactgtcatttttttcaccgcgatacacagttcattgcgaagatcttccttggtaattcgttccaattccgcatactttttgttgtcaagaaacaactcgaaagaaagctggcgtgctaaaggttaattttttttctttcttatttatgttaaattccatgacttgaattgaaattccatgacttgaattgaaattccatgactttccaggcctggaaaattaaaaatcaaattccatgactttccatgacctgtacgaaccctgtatgtaggataaacagaatactacatggcttcctgtttgataccagttttacactaGTGTTTTGAAATATTGTTCGCAGTTTAATATTTAAAAGCACAACTTGTGTAAAACTGGTATTTCATAGGAAACcatatagtattctctatgtggaCAACAATGTCACAGGCTTACCCACTAAAGTTCTTTAGGAGCTTCTGACATATTTGCCTTAAAAACAACATGCAAAATAACTTGTGGAATCCAAAAGCACCATGCCGCATTAGTGGCCCAATTAGAGCTGCAGACTATTACGCTTTCGATGTAGCATGCTACTTGTAAAACAGAAAATGCTACTTCGTTATACAGACACTCTACAATGTTCATTTGTTCCTGCTGCTGTTTTCTTGTCTGAACACAGTTATTGCAACATTTGTGTCTTGACATATAAACATGTAGGTGCAGTGGATTATAAGATGATGCAATACTTAAAAgataaacaccatttgctacactATAAATTCAAGATTGCTACACATGAAGCTTCATAGGGGCTGACAGCTCTGCATCATACACCAGCACATAAATCTTACTGACTGAGTTGATGTGTATTTACACATTGCACACCTCCCACATTGAAGTAAACAATTGAATATCTTCAGTTAATCGAAGTACACTTAAAGATGAAGTTCTCTCCATAGGAATACTGTGCATCACCCTTGCATGTAAGTGAACTCAAAGTActatgtgaacagaacagaaccaattctggtcTGTTTGCAACCGCATGAACGCAGGAAAGAGATCattgtcagattgaattacaattaacattgacacgcttccatttgaaacttttcagttGTCATTGTGGATTGACGCCCCGGGCCCCAGATCCTGCGTTTAACTTTATCCTCGACGAACAAAACAACAGGCACCAATTGGGTGGCCGCCTCACCTGTGATTGTGTTGACCAGGTTGGCAACCGAGCCAGACAGGGTAGAATTGCTGGTACCGGTTGTCATCGATCCCGATGTTGAGGCGATGGCCTCACGATCACCCGAAACAGCTTCTTGCAGACGTTGGTTGTCTTTCTGGAGCGAGACAATGGCCACTTGGCAGGTCTCTTGCCGCTCCCCCAGCCTGCGTAGTTCTGCCAATACCGCGGCCAAAGCAGTGGCGCTTTCTTCCCCTCCTGCTGTGGCTGACTCAAACCCACCGGGTTGTCGCTGCGAGGCTGTCTGGTTGCTGGCCCTCGGCCGACCTGCAGCGGCTCGGGTCACTTCGGCTACCCGCCTTGACGCTGCCCTCCTGGGAGGCATATTCCTGTGCATAAAAAACAGGATATGTGAACACAGCCTTATTTGTCAGATTACTGAGAATTACACATAGGCCTTGAACTTGTCTGCTGCTCCTTGCAGGAGTTAACAACTCCTTCACTGTTCAGCCTGTAAAAGGTGTTTAATATCCCATACTTCTGAAGTTGTCACCAGATTTTGGGAGTCTGAAATACAAACCAAAGAAATTGATTAAAATCTGGCCCAAAGTACTTCAAACcaattgtgttttctgtgtcaaACTCAAATCCTGGCACCCAGTACCCCCACCAAACGAGTTTGGAATCTCTGAGGCTCAATACATTTATGACAAACAGAACACCAACAGGAAATTACATCATGGTTCTCTGaactgtcacacaccaacatAATACCTGGCTAACAAATCCACATACTAATGTTGGAATCTCTGAGGCCCTATAGCTTAAtttgacaaaaagaacaacagcgaACCATGTTTTCTGATTCTCTGAAAAATCAGCCCCACCATGAAATATTACCTAGCCCACGGTACATGTACTTTAACCAAAATAGTGTTTGTAATCTGTGAGGCACCAGCCAACACAAGTGACAACAGTACCTCCACATGAAATATTACCTAGCCCACAGTACCACAATCAAAATAAATTTGGAAtctcctaggcaaaataacaggTGATTGACAAAACAGTACTTCCACAGGAACCAATATTTCCTGATTCACTGAAATGACAAACACCCGAGGTAATTGACATACAGTACCCCCACAGGAACAAATATTCTGATTCTCTGAATTGACAAACGCTCACATGAAAAGGCATCGTAACACCAACATGTTCATCAGAATCTCACCTGAAAATTATTTCCAAGTACTCTGGAAAAACACTGATCCATACTATCCaccaacacagaaacatactgTTGAAACATGTCACGATATCTTGATTTGACAGAACACTCAACAATCGTGTTGATCGCCATTCCACCTTGAACTGGTTTTTAGACAAGGGACATCATCCACAACGAGCCTGTCATAAACTCGAGTTACTTCCCATCTACCGATCTGGTTGACCCCATTTAGAGCCGTCGATTTATAATGCCACCCACCCGcatcaaacaagaaagaaaatgtaaacaatttgAAGATTCCCTGTTCCTATACCCGTGCTTTGTAAGCTGATCAGTCAAAACGCACAATGCAACCTGACCCGGCTACAACACTATTTAATCACACAAAAACCGACTGTGTTTATCGCCTGACGAAGGGACTTGTACAACCTGGCCTGTCCTGACGTTGCTTGATCTTCTTGATCTTGATATGTTACGCCAACAGGTCCCAAGCTTGGGAATATACGTTTGCTAGATGCACACCATCACCCAGGAAATGACGCTGCAAATTCAGGTAACGTAAACTGTTTTCCAGCGGAAAACATAAAATCATGGTCCCAAAATACAACTCTAGGGGAGTCCACAGTGCCCTGCCGAAGCAACGCATTGACCTCCATAGCTGCGGCGTTGTATGATGgatcgaaacacacacacagacagacagacacacacacacacaccacgaccctcgtctcgattcccccctctacgttaaaatatttagtcaaaacttgactaaatataaaaacggtatTACTTAACTTTAAAATCAGAATCTGTGACTGTGAAACATTGGTCCATTTCTCAGTTGTTTTTCAACAGtttaaaattcctttttgaagCTTTACTATTCTAATATTCAGCACAAAAGAGTTACCTGAAGTACTGTCCCCTGTCCTTTCAGACGAGCTTGTATCATTAAGGACCCAGTAAGCTTGTTGGAAGCAGTAATTGGTTCCACCAACGCATCCAACTCTTGATCAGATATCCTGGAATACACCATGCGTTGTACAAGTTTACAAGTAGCATTCCATTTTCCCTGAAAATTGCCAAACACTTTTATTACttgcgttgtatcgataaacgaagcacaagtaagaaacaataataaaagcaaagaaaatagcaacacgatatgcaaacatctaacaaagccgagcaagcagaatgacaggtttaatgaaaaacaaagaggtaccgattcggaaacaagatcgcgattctttccttcgctgcacgacgcaaatcttctgtgacctttgaccaaacgtagcttccacattcgatcaccgtgctcagcttaatatttacaacagaaagccgagggggtggaataccgagatgaacctacagaaatgtgcatcctcaaacctgacatattcatcccaacatttaatgaactccaaaacacagaaagttgcttttacacgccatctttgattgccactgccagtggttatcaaaccgggacccggtacccgtgtttcaaagatcAC belongs to Littorina saxatilis isolate snail1 unplaced genomic scaffold, US_GU_Lsax_2.0 scaffold_1190, whole genome shotgun sequence and includes:
- the LOC138956782 gene encoding uncharacterized protein isoform X1, yielding MFLCWWIVWISVFPEYLEIIFRNMPPRRAASRRVAEVTRAAAGRPRASNQTASQRQPGGFESATAGGEESATALAAVLAELRRLGERQETCQVAIVSLQKDNQRLQEAVSGDREAIASTSGSMTTGTSNSTLSGSVANLVNTITGTEYGEPSSGLILVE
- the LOC138956782 gene encoding uncharacterized protein isoform X2 — translated: MPPRRAASRRVAEVTRAAAGRPRASNQTASQRQPGGFESATAGGEESATALAAVLAELRRLGERQETCQVAIVSLQKDNQRLQEAVSGDREAIASTSGSMTTGTSNSTLSGSVANLVNTITGTEYGEPSSGLILVE